A window of Sutcliffiella cohnii contains these coding sequences:
- a CDS encoding helix-turn-helix domain-containing protein, which translates to MSHSVLARNIKSLRTQKGWSQDELGERINHSRSQVSKWETEKLTPDTETIQKISDVFGVSVAYLMGQHTSEQSYINEFKRLYNLPENDTQLLDIVNFLQHAPNFKQQLHTYTTLSKQQQEYIEQIFQLLIKQQTDIKKK; encoded by the coding sequence TTGTCCCATTCTGTTTTAGCTAGAAATATTAAATCGTTACGTACACAAAAAGGCTGGTCGCAAGACGAACTAGGAGAACGTATCAATCACTCCCGTTCACAAGTAAGCAAATGGGAGACAGAAAAGCTCACACCAGATACAGAAACGATTCAAAAGATTAGTGATGTTTTTGGAGTAAGTGTTGCATATTTAATGGGGCAACACACATCAGAACAATCGTATATAAATGAATTTAAACGTCTATATAATTTACCAGAGAATGATACACAACTACTTGATATCGTTAACTTTTTGCAACATGCTCCTAACTTTAAACAGCAATTACATACATATACAACATTATCCAAACAGCAACAAGAGTATATAGAACAAATATTTCAATTATTAATCAAACAACAAACAGATATAAAGAAAAAATAG
- a CDS encoding SGNH/GDSL hydrolase family protein — MRNGIVLAVLLICLGSIVAGHFHWENKIASTGQEIQATNIASLNEQAPVKSQVEDQDEQNDDQGAQLAAEYANQLPSPLKEAVLQKVTSGEQVRFLIVGSKGLTGESAWPNILQEEMKKYYGDTFEFYIQEITDHTSSKVVEQQLHLLDEIVPDVVLLDPFVIEDNYGLVQMSRRFANINEMINGYKEQNEEVVMLIQPSMPLYGARNYPREIEALQKFAEQQSYLYLNHWTNWPHHNDVEFKQYVSDDTQHPNEVGNNAWAEYLLRFFTGDEIEDSID; from the coding sequence ATGAGAAACGGAATTGTATTAGCCGTCCTATTAATTTGCTTAGGTTCGATTGTTGCAGGACATTTCCATTGGGAAAATAAAATTGCATCAACGGGCCAAGAGATTCAAGCTACTAATATTGCTAGTTTAAATGAACAAGCACCGGTAAAATCACAGGTTGAGGATCAGGATGAACAAAATGATGACCAGGGTGCCCAGCTTGCTGCTGAATACGCAAATCAGCTGCCTTCACCATTAAAAGAAGCTGTTCTACAAAAGGTGACGAGTGGTGAACAAGTACGTTTTCTTATCGTTGGTTCAAAAGGCTTAACCGGTGAATCCGCTTGGCCAAACATACTCCAAGAAGAAATGAAAAAATATTATGGGGACACTTTCGAGTTTTACATACAAGAAATTACCGATCATACATCTTCAAAAGTAGTAGAACAACAGCTTCACCTTCTTGACGAAATCGTTCCAGATGTTGTCCTTCTCGATCCATTTGTAATAGAGGATAACTATGGGCTCGTGCAAATGAGTAGAAGGTTTGCAAACATAAACGAAATGATTAATGGTTATAAAGAGCAAAATGAAGAAGTTGTGATGTTAATACAGCCTTCAATGCCGCTTTACGGAGCTAGAAACTATCCGCGTGAAATAGAAGCGCTACAAAAGTTTGCTGAACAACAGAGTTATTTATATTTAAATCATTGGACGAATTGGCCTCACCATAATGATGTCGAGTTTAAACAATATGTTTCTGACGATACGCAACACCCAAATGAGGTTGGGAATAACGCGTGGGCAGAATATTTATTGCGTTTCTTTACAGGGGATGAAATAGAGGACAGTATAGATTAA
- a CDS encoding class D sortase, with protein MVFAFLLIISGLGFIGYGLYEKISMDKKTEAALKEAIEKTTSSSIVTENGVPEDWDPAIGEAIGILELPKIEAELPIVAGTDPNELAKGVGHYTGSSYPGEIGQIVMSGHNDTVFLRLGELEMGDTFQVKMPYGEYTYEIYDSKIVDENDLSIITLQKETEEFILTTCYPFHVLGPTPERYILYAKPVKK; from the coding sequence ATGGTATTTGCGTTTTTACTTATTATTAGCGGATTAGGGTTCATTGGCTATGGTTTATATGAAAAAATTAGTATGGATAAAAAAACAGAAGCAGCTTTAAAAGAAGCAATCGAGAAAACAACAAGCTCCTCGATCGTTACAGAAAATGGAGTGCCTGAAGATTGGGATCCTGCAATTGGTGAAGCGATAGGTATTTTAGAGCTTCCAAAAATAGAGGCAGAACTTCCAATTGTAGCTGGAACAGATCCAAATGAACTAGCAAAAGGGGTCGGGCATTATACAGGCTCTTCTTACCCTGGTGAAATTGGACAAATCGTCATGTCGGGTCATAACGATACCGTTTTCTTGAGATTGGGAGAATTAGAAATGGGAGATACGTTCCAAGTAAAGATGCCGTACGGAGAATATACGTATGAAATTTATGATTCTAAAATAGTAGATGAAAATGACCTTTCGATTATTACATTGCAAAAGGAAACGGAAGAATTTATATTAACTACGTGCTACCCTTTTCACGTTTTAGGACCAACTCCTGAACGCTATATTTTATATGCAAAACCAGTCAAAAAGTAA
- the ssb gene encoding single-stranded DNA-binding protein — MINQVTLVGRLTRDPELRYTSEGTAVATFHLAVNRNFKNQAGEIEADFVSCRVWRKLAENVANYCRKGSLIGITGRIQTRRYEDKSGSWVYVTDVVGDDVRFLDKRKEKNVIFTEGRSERKTDIQLETSK; from the coding sequence ATGATCAATCAAGTGACTCTTGTTGGTCGGTTAACGAGAGACCCTGAGCTCCGCTATACGAGTGAAGGAACTGCTGTAGCGACGTTTCATTTAGCGGTAAATAGAAATTTTAAAAATCAAGCTGGAGAAATAGAAGCTGACTTTGTTTCTTGTCGAGTTTGGCGTAAGCTTGCAGAAAATGTTGCAAACTATTGTCGAAAGGGGTCACTGATCGGCATAACGGGAAGAATTCAAACTCGTCGCTACGAAGACAAAAGCGGATCTTGGGTCTACGTGACAGATGTAGTGGGAGACGATGTAAGGTTTCTGGACAAACGAAAAGAGAAAAACGTTATTTTTACAGAAGGTAGAAGTGAAAGAAAGACTGATATACAATTAGAAACGTCAAAATAA
- the galU gene encoding UTP--glucose-1-phosphate uridylyltransferase GalU: MTIKKVIIPAAGLGTRFLPATKAQPKEMLPIVDKPTIQYIVEEAVQSGIEDIIIVSGRGKRAIEDHFDKSYELEETLLKKEKYEILHEIQGISELANIHYIRQKEPLGLGHAIWCARKFIGNDPFGVMLGDDIVKGDTPCLKQLIDVYDQFGSSVVGIQGVPEKEVSKYGIVAPKGDEIAEDVVKIAGLVEKPNVAEAPSNFAIMGRYVLTADIFDILEKTPKGSGGEIQLTDAINSLNGIQQVLAYQFSGTRYDVGDKFGFVKATIDFSLDREDLRDEVVQYLQTLQYQNYKTKA, translated from the coding sequence ATGACAATTAAAAAGGTAATTATTCCAGCAGCAGGTTTAGGAACTAGATTTTTACCAGCTACGAAGGCACAGCCAAAAGAAATGCTACCAATTGTAGATAAACCAACGATTCAATATATAGTAGAAGAAGCGGTACAATCAGGAATTGAAGATATTATTATCGTTAGTGGTAGAGGAAAGCGTGCAATTGAGGATCACTTCGATAAATCGTATGAACTAGAAGAGACGTTACTAAAAAAAGAAAAATATGAAATTTTGCATGAAATTCAAGGTATTTCTGAATTAGCAAACATTCACTACATTCGCCAAAAAGAACCTTTAGGATTAGGCCACGCTATTTGGTGTGCAAGAAAGTTTATCGGCAATGATCCGTTTGGTGTTATGTTAGGGGACGACATCGTTAAAGGAGATACACCTTGTTTAAAGCAGCTTATTGATGTATACGATCAATTCGGCTCGTCCGTTGTTGGAATACAAGGTGTTCCTGAAAAAGAAGTATCCAAATACGGTATAGTTGCTCCGAAGGGTGACGAAATTGCTGAAGACGTTGTGAAAATTGCAGGGCTAGTTGAAAAGCCGAACGTTGCAGAAGCTCCTTCCAATTTCGCGATTATGGGAAGATACGTACTAACTGCTGATATTTTTGATATTTTAGAGAAAACTCCTAAAGGTTCTGGTGGAGAAATCCAATTAACAGATGCAATCAATAGTTTAAATGGAATCCAACAAGTGCTAGCATATCAATTTAGCGGAACGAGATACGATGTAGGAGATAAATTCGGATTTGTGAAGGCGACAATCGATTTCAGTTTGGATCGTGAAGACTTACGAGATGAAGTTGTTCAATATTTACAAACACTTCAATATCAAAATTACAAAACGAAAGCCTGA
- a CDS encoding DEAD/DEAH box helicase, with the protein MNELMIHAIYLQKLHKFFLYGEEDGNIIPPSNYISLLFTWHESSFFGTALKEDTFEGKNGLFLTAYEALELFAEETGNSFYEVFWSDQAEIYRLVAPTLKTIIEEKAFEPSFAAWKENELTYTLTGEGKKLTDQNILVRPHLPLIQTWLESTMQKLVEEKQYFLLEPIWPNPEKLTPAFFEDSLQDLYGEKEDWLLDIGWYKDETPFTIGLRISEPEEDGYDWTMQTILKDKKTDTQYVFGEDKLPAKFSKHKAAIQKAHRKWEFVTPTIFKKEKLNATISEEEAWDFLLTGSEKLIQMGVDIYLPSWWQAVKNSRPKVKARVTSTNQNSQSFVGLNSLVNFEWRFSTRNRELSEEEFLALVEQNRRLVRIQGEWMVLDPSFIQQIRKLMQQAEQNGISLEDVLKNNAGDGSEADFQDDISDIQIEMSGEVKKLFHQLYEGKEYQQFDVPPSFQGELRPYQTHGAGWLTFLRKHGFGACLADDMGLGKTIQLIAYFLSAKEEAFEKGNNINPCLIICPTSVLGNWQKELEKFAPNLGVKLHYGPNRVKGEAFDSFVKGADVILTSYALSHLDEEELTNVHWDAICLDEAQNIKNADTKQSQSVRKLRGRHHIALTGTPIENRLSELWAIFDFINPGYLGSLGSFHRQFVVPVEREQNKEKIEQLQKLIQPFLLRRTKTDKQVALNLPDKQEQKEYCPLTIEQASIYERLVKETLEQVEKLAGIQRRGLVLKMLGQLKQVCDHPSLYLKEDEPTDLISRSSKMEKLVELVEEVRDRNESCLIFTQYIGMGNMIVQALQKKLGERVKFLHGSVSKKDRDTLIDDFQAGKYNVLVLSLKAGGTGLNLTAANHVIHYDRWWNPAVENQATDRAYRIGQKRFVHVHKFITTGTLEEKIDAMIESKQSLNDQIITSEGWITELTNEELQDLLVLRN; encoded by the coding sequence ATGAACGAATTAATGATTCATGCTATTTACTTACAAAAACTACATAAATTTTTCTTATACGGCGAGGAAGACGGGAACATTATTCCTCCTTCTAACTATATTTCATTGCTTTTTACTTGGCATGAAAGCTCCTTTTTTGGCACAGCTTTAAAAGAGGACACGTTCGAAGGAAAAAACGGACTATTTTTGACTGCTTATGAAGCGTTAGAGCTTTTTGCAGAAGAAACTGGTAACTCCTTTTATGAAGTATTTTGGAGTGATCAAGCGGAAATATATCGGCTTGTTGCACCTACTTTAAAAACGATTATCGAGGAAAAAGCGTTTGAACCTTCTTTCGCAGCTTGGAAGGAAAATGAACTTACCTATACCCTTACCGGCGAAGGAAAAAAGCTTACGGATCAAAACATACTAGTTCGTCCACATCTACCTCTTATTCAAACTTGGCTGGAAAGTACGATGCAAAAGCTAGTTGAAGAAAAACAATATTTTCTGCTTGAGCCTATTTGGCCAAACCCTGAAAAGCTTACACCCGCTTTTTTTGAAGATTCATTGCAAGATTTATACGGCGAAAAGGAAGATTGGTTACTAGATATCGGCTGGTATAAAGATGAAACACCGTTTACAATCGGACTTCGCATCTCGGAACCTGAGGAAGATGGGTACGATTGGACGATGCAAACGATATTAAAAGACAAAAAGACAGACACCCAATACGTATTCGGTGAAGATAAGCTTCCAGCTAAGTTTTCGAAACATAAAGCAGCCATCCAGAAAGCACATAGAAAGTGGGAGTTTGTTACACCAACCATTTTTAAAAAGGAAAAGTTGAACGCTACTATTTCAGAAGAAGAAGCATGGGATTTTTTACTCACTGGTAGTGAAAAGCTCATTCAAATGGGCGTCGATATTTATTTACCTTCATGGTGGCAAGCGGTGAAAAACTCTCGTCCGAAAGTAAAAGCGCGAGTTACTAGCACGAATCAAAATAGTCAATCGTTCGTTGGACTAAATTCTCTCGTAAATTTTGAATGGCGCTTTTCCACACGGAATCGCGAACTATCAGAGGAAGAGTTTCTTGCACTTGTCGAGCAAAACCGTCGACTCGTACGAATACAAGGAGAATGGATGGTATTAGATCCATCCTTCATCCAACAAATACGTAAACTAATGCAGCAAGCAGAGCAAAATGGAATTTCGTTAGAAGATGTATTAAAAAATAATGCTGGCGATGGGTCTGAAGCAGACTTTCAAGATGATATATCAGATATACAAATTGAAATGTCCGGTGAAGTAAAAAAACTATTTCACCAGCTGTATGAAGGTAAAGAATATCAACAGTTTGATGTTCCTCCTAGCTTTCAAGGAGAATTGCGCCCCTATCAAACGCACGGAGCTGGTTGGTTAACATTTTTACGAAAACACGGGTTTGGCGCTTGTTTAGCTGACGATATGGGACTAGGAAAGACGATTCAATTAATTGCTTATTTCCTTTCCGCTAAAGAAGAAGCGTTTGAAAAAGGGAATAACATTAATCCATGTTTAATTATTTGCCCTACTTCTGTACTTGGAAACTGGCAAAAGGAATTAGAGAAGTTTGCACCAAATTTAGGAGTGAAATTACATTACGGACCTAATCGTGTTAAAGGGGAAGCGTTCGACTCTTTTGTTAAGGGGGCCGATGTTATTCTTACCTCCTACGCTCTTTCACATTTAGATGAAGAAGAACTCACTAACGTTCATTGGGATGCTATATGTTTAGATGAGGCACAAAATATAAAGAACGCCGATACAAAACAGTCACAATCTGTTCGAAAATTACGCGGCCGTCATCATATTGCATTAACTGGAACACCGATAGAAAATCGTTTATCAGAATTATGGGCTATTTTTGATTTTATAAATCCTGGATATTTAGGATCACTCGGTAGTTTCCATCGCCAATTTGTCGTACCTGTTGAGCGCGAGCAAAATAAAGAGAAGATTGAGCAATTACAAAAATTAATACAACCTTTTCTTTTACGTCGTACGAAAACCGATAAACAAGTTGCATTAAACTTACCGGACAAACAAGAGCAAAAAGAATATTGCCCTTTAACAATAGAACAAGCATCTATTTACGAACGACTTGTGAAGGAAACGCTCGAGCAGGTAGAGAAATTAGCAGGTATTCAACGTAGAGGACTTGTCTTAAAAATGCTCGGTCAGCTCAAGCAAGTGTGCGATCACCCTTCCCTTTATTTAAAAGAAGATGAACCAACAGACTTAATCTCTCGCTCCTCGAAAATGGAGAAGCTAGTAGAGTTAGTAGAAGAAGTACGTGACAGAAATGAGAGCTGTTTAATTTTTACGCAATATATTGGAATGGGTAATATGATCGTTCAAGCTCTGCAAAAAAAATTAGGTGAACGCGTAAAATTTTTACACGGATCTGTCAGCAAAAAAGATCGTGATACGTTAATCGACGACTTTCAAGCAGGAAAGTATAACGTTCTAGTTTTATCTTTAAAAGCTGGTGGTACTGGACTGAACTTAACGGCTGCAAACCATGTTATTCACTACGACCGTTGGTGGAACCCAGCAGTAGAAAATCAAGCAACAGACCGAGCGTACAGAATTGGTCAAAAGCGTTTTGTACACGTTCATAAATTTATTACAACAGGAACGCTCGAAGAAAAAATTGATGCGATGATTGAGTCCAAGCAAAGCTTGAATGATCAAATCATTACGAGCGAAGGCTGGATAACAGAATTAACAAACGAAGAACTACAGGACTTACTAGTACTTCGCAACTAA
- a CDS encoding sugar transferase has protein sequence MNTYTNEKTKRLSFIIIDISIITLSYFLAFYIRSETYVTRNWDSFFTVLPYIIIISTFFLFVYEVNPSRRKRVFDYIGSIFISTASITVTTMAASFFFRAFALPRSVILLSFIIAVVLLTLWKVVFFALKKSKPEKVLLIAEPHEKNKLTYQVIGTFASKVDVEYVNYHAPLPEIYNAIKRSETIVLGAKDTDEKKSKIIYSSFKNGKNLYLVPSFYDLLLSKSEITPFEDTMSLAIKPFGLTIDQQFMKRFFDLVVSIVAFPFLIPFFLIGMILIKIDDWKGSIFYTQKRLGKDNKEFNIIKFRTMVENAEGKTGPTMATDKDPRITKIGKFLRATRIDEIPQIINVLKGDMSIVGPRPERSFFIEKFKKELKSYEYRNSVKPGITGYAQIMGKYTTSVEDKLRFDLHYIRNYSVMFDILIILRTLLVIIDKDKSEGVKEQQPSNKLAHKRN, from the coding sequence ATGAATACTTATACAAACGAAAAAACGAAACGGTTATCATTTATTATTATTGATATTAGCATTATTACACTGTCCTATTTCTTAGCGTTTTATATACGAAGTGAAACGTACGTAACAAGAAACTGGGACTCGTTCTTCACGGTACTTCCATACATTATTATAATCAGTACTTTCTTCTTATTTGTTTATGAAGTTAACCCTTCGAGACGAAAAAGAGTATTCGATTATATTGGAAGTATTTTTATTAGTACCGCGTCGATTACAGTAACGACGATGGCTGCTTCGTTCTTCTTTCGAGCGTTTGCATTACCAAGATCGGTTATCCTGCTGTCCTTTATCATTGCGGTTGTGCTCTTAACGCTTTGGAAAGTTGTGTTTTTTGCTTTAAAGAAATCTAAGCCTGAAAAAGTGTTATTAATTGCAGAACCACATGAGAAAAATAAACTAACATATCAAGTAATAGGGACGTTTGCATCAAAAGTAGATGTCGAATACGTGAACTACCATGCACCACTTCCAGAAATATATAACGCGATTAAACGATCTGAAACGATTGTGTTAGGTGCAAAAGATACGGATGAGAAGAAATCTAAAATTATTTATTCCTCTTTTAAAAATGGGAAAAATTTATATTTAGTACCGTCGTTCTATGATTTGTTACTATCCAAATCAGAAATTACACCGTTTGAAGATACGATGTCTCTTGCAATTAAGCCATTCGGTTTAACGATTGATCAACAATTTATGAAACGATTTTTTGATTTAGTTGTTTCTATAGTAGCATTTCCATTTCTTATCCCTTTCTTCCTAATTGGGATGATTTTAATTAAAATCGATGACTGGAAAGGCTCCATCTTTTACACGCAAAAGCGCTTAGGAAAAGATAATAAAGAATTTAATATTATTAAATTTCGTACTATGGTAGAAAATGCAGAAGGTAAAACAGGCCCTACGATGGCAACAGATAAAGATCCGAGAATAACGAAAATCGGTAAATTTTTACGCGCGACAAGAATTGATGAAATCCCACAAATAATAAACGTTTTGAAGGGGGATATGTCCATTGTTGGTCCTCGCCCGGAACGAAGCTTCTTTATTGAAAAGTTTAAGAAAGAATTAAAATCGTATGAATATCGTAATAGTGTGAAGCCAGGTATTACTGGATACGCTCAAATTATGGGTAAATATACGACAAGTGTAGAGGATAAGTTGCGATTTGACCTGCACTACATTAGAAATTATTCAGTTATGTTTGATATCCTTATCATTTTAAGAACGTTATTAGTTATTATTGATAAAGATAAATCAGAAGGTGTAAAAGAACAGCAACCGAGCAACAAGTTAGCTCACAAGCGAAATTAA
- a CDS encoding YwpF family protein, whose amino-acid sequence MKTFKLVSLALIEENKNRPIPLIDGLIINKELDEQWLVEAYVPKDNLVLFENLVNSEELIPIQTIISKPTNDPATFHARVKHISVMEEHISVLFDAQLFRRNNSFHVDLLSSLVGEGLAGDELLSQFITRSKDDTTKPQTAKS is encoded by the coding sequence ATGAAAACGTTCAAGCTCGTTAGTTTAGCTCTTATTGAGGAAAATAAAAACCGACCTATCCCATTAATCGACGGCCTTATTATTAATAAAGAGTTGGATGAGCAATGGCTAGTAGAGGCGTACGTTCCAAAGGACAACCTCGTATTATTTGAGAACCTTGTCAATAGTGAAGAGCTTATTCCGATACAAACGATTATTTCTAAACCAACAAATGACCCAGCCACTTTTCATGCTAGAGTAAAGCATATTTCCGTTATGGAAGAGCATATTAGTGTCCTATTCGATGCACAGCTTTTCCGTCGCAACAATAGCTTTCACGTAGACCTCCTATCCAGTCTCGTAGGAGAAGGATTAGCTGGCGACGAATTACTCTCCCAATTTATTACTCGTTCAAAAGATGATACAACGAAGCCACAAACTGCTAAATCATAA
- a CDS encoding BsuPI-related putative proteinase inhibitor, whose product MLKKLTPLFLFVLFVAAACGTTNSTDNSLTENNSSPSTGSKEEKKRELELTNPDNTLQANVQLEEDSFIFIVENTDENDLEILFSSSQEFDYIVFDENGKKIKQHSDGMMYTQAIVETTLSSGESLTYTVSTDEVKADLPQGTYKIQFLFAGADLPVQASTNFEVN is encoded by the coding sequence ATGTTAAAAAAACTGACACCTTTATTTTTATTCGTACTATTCGTTGCAGCTGCTTGCGGGACGACAAACTCGACAGATAATTCATTAACTGAAAATAACTCCTCGCCGTCTACAGGGAGTAAAGAGGAGAAGAAAAGAGAACTGGAACTTACCAATCCTGATAACACGTTGCAAGCCAATGTTCAACTTGAAGAAGATTCGTTTATATTCATAGTCGAAAATACAGATGAAAATGATTTAGAAATACTTTTTTCTTCCAGTCAAGAATTTGACTATATTGTTTTTGATGAAAATGGAAAAAAGATAAAGCAGCACTCCGACGGTATGATGTACACACAAGCAATAGTGGAAACGACACTCTCTAGCGGTGAAAGCTTAACGTACACTGTCTCTACGGACGAAGTAAAAGCAGATTTACCACAAGGTACGTATAAAATACAGTTTCTATTTGCAGGAGCAGACCTACCTGTTCAAGCTTCCACTAATTTTGAAGTAAATTAG
- a CDS encoding tyrosine-protein phosphatase, producing the protein MIDLHCHILPGVDDGAKHMTESIEMARVAVEQGITTIVATPHHLNEKYTNKRIDIIQLVAELNDRLKKENVPITILPGQETRIHGELLESYQNGEVLTMNDKGKYVFIELPSANVPLYTEKLIYDIQLEGLIPVIVHPERNAELLQSPDKLYQLVKKGACTQLTAASLVGAFGKKIKKFSHDIIQANLAHFIASDAHNIKNRTFKMDEAFELIDKEFGKETRYVFMENAELLIEGQTIIKEIPERIRKKKLLGLF; encoded by the coding sequence ATGATTGATCTTCATTGTCATATACTTCCAGGTGTGGATGACGGTGCTAAACATATGACAGAAAGTATTGAGATGGCTAGGGTTGCGGTAGAACAAGGGATTACAACGATTGTAGCGACGCCTCATCATTTAAATGAGAAGTATACAAACAAAAGAATAGACATAATCCAACTTGTAGCCGAGCTTAACGATCGCTTAAAAAAAGAAAATGTTCCGATTACAATACTTCCGGGTCAAGAGACTAGAATTCACGGTGAATTACTAGAATCCTATCAAAATGGTGAAGTTCTTACGATGAACGATAAAGGAAAATATGTTTTTATTGAGCTTCCTTCTGCAAACGTTCCTCTTTACACAGAAAAGTTAATCTATGATATACAGCTTGAAGGGCTGATCCCAGTCATTGTTCATCCTGAACGAAATGCTGAACTTTTACAATCACCTGATAAACTATACCAATTAGTAAAAAAGGGTGCATGCACACAATTGACGGCGGCTAGTTTAGTAGGGGCTTTTGGAAAGAAAATCAAAAAGTTTTCACATGATATTATTCAAGCTAATTTAGCTCATTTTATCGCATCAGATGCTCACAATATTAAAAATCGTACGTTTAAAATGGACGAGGCGTTTGAACTTATTGATAAAGAGTTCGGTAAGGAAACTCGTTACGTATTTATGGAAAATGCTGAGCTTTTAATTGAAGGCCAAACGATTATAAAAGAAATTCCGGAGCGTATTCGAAAGAAAAAGCTACTAGGGTTGTTTTAA
- the tuaH gene encoding teichuronic acid biosynthesis protein TuaH, with amino-acid sequence MESKTHVIVATGDWDQDHLRYRRHRLAEFLLKQRDTEEVIWVCPTTGKQSFQKLSNGIVQYGIPDVHSHKLFRFGRYFDLFYKHKLKALQAHLQSKGTKKYLWYTFPGFPAIQKLIDWETTTYDCSDLWASSMTGKKNIVLKLREQSIVQAEERIVRTVDKLFATSDFLNDYLVKTYNPAQKPLTLENGVEYHLFEERVKLSKGNDLSGSVIGYIGGIKPKLDFDLLNEVMKHRGDWTLLLAGPEGTNGDPTFHQLLQNENVKYLGKIQPNEVPAWLNKIDIGLLPYKPSEYNKAVFPLKLFEYLAAGKPIVGYNLPSTKKYQQEWIYEYGEGRNVDEFIAHCSKLLADNNEKHVEDRKKLAESKDWNNIFKKMYMIVVGK; translated from the coding sequence ATGGAGAGTAAAACGCACGTTATCGTCGCTACAGGCGATTGGGACCAAGATCATTTACGTTACCGTAGACACCGTTTAGCAGAATTTTTATTAAAACAAAGAGACACGGAAGAAGTGATATGGGTTTGTCCCACTACCGGAAAACAAAGCTTCCAGAAACTTTCTAACGGAATTGTGCAATACGGAATTCCTGATGTGCATAGTCATAAATTGTTTCGCTTTGGAAGATATTTTGATTTATTTTATAAACATAAATTAAAAGCACTACAAGCGCATTTGCAGAGTAAAGGTACGAAAAAATACTTATGGTATACGTTTCCTGGCTTTCCGGCCATTCAGAAGCTAATTGACTGGGAAACAACTACCTACGATTGTAGCGATTTGTGGGCTTCTTCCATGACTGGTAAAAAAAATATTGTGCTAAAACTTAGGGAGCAGAGCATTGTACAAGCGGAAGAAAGAATTGTCCGAACGGTCGATAAGCTATTTGCTACGTCAGACTTCTTAAATGACTATCTTGTAAAAACGTATAATCCTGCCCAAAAGCCACTGACGTTAGAAAACGGAGTAGAATATCACCTGTTTGAGGAGCGAGTTAAGCTAAGTAAAGGTAATGACCTGTCAGGCTCTGTAATTGGCTATATCGGGGGAATTAAGCCGAAATTAGACTTTGACTTGCTTAATGAGGTGATGAAGCATAGAGGGGATTGGACGTTGTTACTAGCTGGCCCCGAAGGAACGAATGGTGACCCAACTTTTCACCAGTTACTTCAAAACGAAAATGTTAAGTATTTAGGTAAAATTCAACCGAATGAAGTACCAGCTTGGTTAAATAAAATTGATATTGGCTTACTACCGTACAAACCGTCCGAATATAATAAAGCGGTATTTCCGCTAAAGTTATTTGAGTATTTGGCTGCAGGCAAGCCGATAGTCGGCTATAATTTACCCTCAACGAAAAAGTATCAACAAGAGTGGATTTACGAATATGGAGAGGGTAGAAATGTTGACGAATTTATCGCCCATTGTTCCAAACTATTAGCTGATAACAACGAGAAGCATGTAGAAGACAGAAAAAAACTAGCAGAGAGCAAAGATTGGAATAACATATTTAAAAAAATGTATATGATCGTAGTAGGAAAATAA